The genome window TAGCCAATACCTTGCATTGACTGGCAGGTTGTCTCCACCTGCGCTGCCAAGAGACTCTTTACTTCTGTTTCCAGCCCCGCAGCCGCCATGCGCTCCACTCGTTGATCAATGCGCCGATATAATGCGCTTCGCTCCATAGTCAGCCCCACAACCAACGACTGCTCCAGCCAGGAACTTGCAAGGCCTGCTTTTTTGCCAAGGCTCAGTGTTTCCCCGCCTTGACGCGCCACCTCCAGCGCCCGAATGACACGGCGCAAATTATTGGGATGCAGCTTAGCCGCGCTGAGCGGGTCCGCCTTTTGCAGCAGTCTGTGCACAGCCTCATTTCCTTCTTTATGCGCCAACGCTTCCATCTCCTCACGGAAAGGAGCGTCTTCGTCCACTTCACTAAAAACATAGCCTTCCAAAAAAGCCTGCACGTAAAGCCCCGTGCCCCCAGCCAATACCGGCAGCCGTCCTCGGGCTTGGATATCCTTGATCACTGCCTCGGCCTGTTCGCCAAAGCGCACGGCATCATAAGGCTCATTGGGTTCTAAAATATCAATCAAATGGTGCGGAATCCCCCGGCGCTCCTCCTGCGAAGGCTTAGCCGTACCAATATCCATGCCACGGTACACAAGCATAGAATCGCCGGAAACCACTTCGCCGTCATGGCGCAGAGCCAATTCTACCGCCAAGTCGGTCTTGCCTACAGCCGTTGGCCCCAACACCACCAGCAAGCGTTCTTTCATATACCGGCTCCCTTCAAAATCCCATAACGCACGCGACTATAGCGACCGCCGGAAAACTCTTGGATGCCCAGACGTTCCCATTCCGGACTATGCACCGCTTCCTTGACTACCACCCGGCGTCGCGCCACCCGGCAAGCTTCTTGCAAAAGTTCCCGCCTCAAAGGCCGCCGATCGGCAATCTGGTGCAAGGGCTGCATATTGGAGCTTCCTTGCACAGAATAGCGAAACATCGGGTCTAAATACACTGCATCTACCGCTCCGGCGGACATGTCTTTTAAGACGTTCAGCGTATCACCGTACTGAGCTTCAACCCTCCGCATAGCCGCTTCAAGAACCGGAGTCAACCCTACGGCATGCGCCAAACCATGTGAGGTAATCATAGCCACCCAAGGAGATTTTTCCACGCCTAAAATTTTCCCGGCTTCTCCTACGGCAAGACTCATCAAAACGGCATCCGCCCCCAAACCAAGGGTTCCATCCAGCACGGTTTCCCCCGGCTGCAACTCTAAAGCCTGCACCAGCGGGTCCTGACCGTTTCTTTCCCACTGCAACGCACGCAAGGCCGCC of Anaeromusa acidaminophila DSM 3853 contains these proteins:
- the miaA gene encoding tRNA (adenosine(37)-N6)-dimethylallyltransferase MiaA, translated to MKERLLVVLGPTAVGKTDLAVELALRHDGEVVSGDSMLVYRGMDIGTAKPSQEERRGIPHHLIDILEPNEPYDAVRFGEQAEAVIKDIQARGRLPVLAGGTGLYVQAFLEGYVFSEVDEDAPFREEMEALAHKEGNEAVHRLLQKADPLSAAKLHPNNLRRVIRALEVARQGGETLSLGKKAGLASSWLEQSLVVGLTMERSALYRRIDQRVERMAAAGLETEVKSLLAAQVETTCQSMQGIGYKEMVAHLQGQYSFEETVAIIQKNTRHFAKRQFTWFKRMPYVQWFDVGQDGWREDVFSLVRHWEKTGSSCT
- a CDS encoding class I SAM-dependent methyltransferase, which translates into the protein MMDELRVTTARNAGTFLVGEAKKFAERWGGKYVVRGELSLEKLRQQEGVEKLVIFSVDGPVIEGIGWRYFYHPSMAALRALQWERNGQDPLVQALELQPGETVLDGTLGLGADAVLMSLAVGEAGKILGVEKSPWVAMITSHGLAHAVGLTPVLEAAMRRVEAQYGDTLNVLKDMSAGAVDAVYLDPMFRYSVQGSSNMQPLHQIADRRPLRRELLQEACRVARRRVVVKEAVHSPEWERLGIQEFSGGRYSRVRYGILKGAGI